Proteins found in one Paenibacillus sp. FSL R10-2782 genomic segment:
- a CDS encoding PRD domain-containing protein — MIIEKVLNNNVLLTKNDKGKEVIVMGRGISFKKVAGDHVDDDKIDKIFMLNENEFTAKLTELLNDIPVSHLEVVNEIVTHATEVLDTELSDNIYLTLTDHIHFAIQRQEKGLALQNAMLYEIKRFYKKEFEVGLNALQKIENTLGVKLGEDEAGFIALHMVNARIDGNEMKSTLKMTEIVQHILNIITYHYGIVLDESSFSYSRFLTHLQYFAMRVIRKEVIHSGEEFLYNQVKQTYTEAFACAQKINEYLEKTYDQYLSKDEYVYLTIHIHRVTERNNIAE; from the coding sequence ATGATTATTGAGAAGGTGCTCAATAACAACGTCCTGTTGACTAAAAACGACAAAGGCAAAGAGGTCATCGTGATGGGGAGAGGCATTTCCTTCAAAAAGGTGGCTGGCGACCACGTCGATGATGATAAAATAGATAAAATCTTCATGTTAAATGAAAACGAGTTCACGGCCAAGCTTACCGAGCTGTTAAACGACATTCCCGTATCTCATCTGGAGGTCGTGAATGAAATTGTAACCCATGCAACGGAAGTGCTGGATACGGAATTAAGCGATAATATTTATTTAACGCTGACTGATCATATTCATTTTGCGATACAGCGGCAAGAAAAGGGACTGGCGCTCCAAAACGCGATGCTGTATGAGATTAAGCGCTTTTACAAGAAAGAATTTGAGGTTGGGCTGAATGCTCTGCAAAAAATTGAAAATACGCTCGGAGTGAAGTTGGGCGAAGACGAAGCCGGCTTTATCGCATTGCATATGGTGAATGCTCGGATCGACGGTAACGAAATGAAGTCTACGCTGAAAATGACGGAAATCGTTCAACATATATTGAATATTATTACGTATCATTATGGTATTGTGCTGGACGAGTCCTCTTTTAGCTATTCGAGATTTTTGACGCATTTGCAATATTTTGCGATGCGGGTGATTCGTAAAGAAGTCATTCACAGCGGCGAAGAATTTTTGTACAACCAGGTAAAGCAAACGTATACCGAAGCTTTCGCTTGTGCGCAAAAGATCAATGAATATCTGGAAAAAACCTACGATCAATATTTAAGCAAGGACGAATATGTATATCTGACCATTCATATTCATCGAGTGACCGAGCGAAATAATATTGCGGAATAA
- a CDS encoding beta-glucoside-specific PTS transporter subunit IIABC, giving the protein MSDKELSKKIVTLVGGEENVNSVFHCATRLRFKLNDRTKADKAALEATPGVITVVESSGQFQVVIGNNVGQVFEHMMAETNLQDAENAGEKKEESSEKTNFLGKAVDIISSIFSPILGALAGAGLLKGLLALILSLHWIDAASGTYLILSAASDSVFYFLPVFLAITSSRKFKTNTFVSVAIAGALVYPAVIAAVSNPERLAFLGIPIILINYSSSVIPIILAVWVQSYVERWFNSFIHQSVKNIIVPMLALLVVIPLTFLAFGPIGNLISQGLANGFTWVYNLSPLVAGAVAGAFWQVFVIFGVHWGFVPVMLSNIATLGYDTMLPMLTAAVLSQAGATLGVFLKSRNTQMKALAGSSMLAAVFGITEPTIYGITLKLKKPFIYACISGAIGGAIIASGGAHAQSFALPGLLALPTYFGPGFLWVVIGLLVAFVLAAVLVMILGFDDPKEEAVKAAPTPEKKETVIEKEILVSPLQGKVLPLEESSDVAFASGAMGKGILIEPTEGVLTSPVNGTITTVFPTGHAIGITSNDGAEILIHVGVNTVKLKGQFFDKRVKEGDIVTQGQLLLEFDIEQIKAAGYPTATPIIVTNSAKYLDVLKTAESEVKRQDYLMTVVI; this is encoded by the coding sequence ATGAGCGATAAAGAGCTATCCAAAAAAATAGTGACCCTCGTTGGCGGCGAAGAGAATGTCAATTCGGTATTCCATTGCGCTACACGCTTGAGATTTAAATTAAATGATCGTACAAAAGCAGACAAAGCTGCCTTGGAAGCAACGCCCGGCGTCATTACGGTGGTGGAAAGCAGCGGCCAGTTTCAAGTTGTTATCGGCAACAATGTAGGTCAAGTATTTGAGCATATGATGGCAGAAACGAATTTGCAGGATGCCGAAAATGCAGGTGAGAAAAAGGAAGAATCTTCCGAGAAAACGAACTTTCTTGGTAAAGCCGTCGATATTATTTCCAGCATTTTCTCTCCTATTCTGGGTGCCCTTGCCGGAGCAGGTTTACTCAAGGGATTGCTGGCGTTAATTCTATCCCTCCATTGGATTGATGCTGCAAGCGGTACGTATCTGATCCTGAGCGCAGCTTCGGACAGTGTATTTTATTTCCTGCCTGTGTTTCTGGCTATTACGTCGTCCCGTAAATTCAAAACCAATACCTTTGTATCCGTGGCAATCGCCGGGGCTCTGGTCTATCCGGCCGTTATAGCAGCGGTAAGCAACCCGGAAAGATTGGCGTTTCTCGGTATTCCGATCATTCTGATTAATTACAGTTCCAGTGTCATTCCGATTATTCTCGCGGTATGGGTGCAATCTTATGTGGAACGCTGGTTCAATTCCTTTATCCATCAATCGGTGAAAAATATTATCGTACCGATGCTGGCGTTGCTGGTCGTTATTCCGTTGACATTCCTGGCTTTTGGTCCGATAGGTAACCTGATCAGCCAAGGCTTGGCGAATGGCTTTACATGGGTATACAATTTAAGTCCGCTGGTCGCTGGTGCTGTTGCCGGGGCTTTCTGGCAAGTGTTTGTTATTTTCGGCGTGCATTGGGGCTTCGTTCCGGTCATGCTGTCGAATATTGCTACACTGGGTTATGACACCATGCTGCCGATGCTTACAGCAGCCGTGCTTTCTCAGGCTGGTGCAACACTGGGCGTATTCCTGAAATCCCGCAATACTCAAATGAAGGCTTTGGCGGGTTCCTCTATGCTGGCGGCTGTTTTTGGGATTACAGAACCAACCATTTATGGCATAACTTTGAAATTGAAAAAACCTTTTATTTATGCTTGTATTTCCGGTGCAATCGGCGGAGCTATTATCGCTTCCGGTGGAGCGCATGCGCAATCCTTTGCATTACCGGGCCTGCTGGCGTTGCCGACTTACTTCGGACCTGGATTTTTGTGGGTTGTCATCGGCTTGCTCGTTGCCTTTGTACTCGCAGCTGTGCTGGTTATGATTTTGGGCTTTGATGATCCAAAAGAAGAAGCTGTCAAAGCAGCACCTACACCTGAGAAGAAAGAAACTGTGATTGAGAAGGAAATTCTCGTAAGTCCGCTGCAAGGTAAAGTGTTGCCACTGGAAGAATCTTCTGATGTCGCTTTTGCCTCAGGGGCTATGGGTAAAGGAATTCTGATTGAACCTACAGAGGGTGTACTGACTTCTCCTGTAAACGGAACAATTACGACGGTATTTCCTACCGGACATGCTATCGGTATTACTTCCAATGACGGAGCAGAAATTTTGATCCACGTTGGCGTGAATACAGTGAAGCTGAAAGGACAATTTTTTGACAAGCGCGTAAAAGAAGGCGACATCGTGACTCAAGGACAACTGCTGCTCGAATTTGACATTGAGCAAATTAAAGCCGCAGGCTACCCGACAGCTACGCCGATCATTGTGACGAATTCTGCTAAGTACCTGGATGTTCTGAAAACAGCAGAATCTGAAGTGAAACGCCAAGACTACTTGATGACAGTAGTTATCTAA
- a CDS encoding glycoside hydrolase family 1 protein → MTKTLKGFPKNFLWGGATAANQLEGAFDVDGKGLSSADVIAYVPKAERTNDHAIEISSERLEDILSGKVNARFPKREGVDFFHHYKEDIALFAEMGFKVFRMSINWSRIFPNGDDAEPNEAGLQFYDNVFDELRKYGIEPLVTLSHYETPLGLTQKYNGWLGREVIQHYVNYAETVFTRYKDKVKYWLTFNEINVMTMSPFTGGGVVIDRVDNKQQAIYQALHHQFVASALATKRGHEIIPGSQIGCMLARMESYAHTCNPEDVLKSQHENQMNLFFTDVHARGEYSNYMNRYFEENNIVLHTEPGDAEILKNNTVDYISFSYYMTLTVSAGPEGEKAAGNLIGGVKNPYLQSSDWGWQIDPIGLRVTLNTLYDRYQKPLFIVENGLGAYDKVEEDGSIHDTYRIDYLRQHIAQMKEAIADGVDLIGYTSWGPIDLVSMSTSEMSKRYGFIYVDLDDDGNGTLKRSKKDSFDWYKNVIATNGEEL, encoded by the coding sequence ATGACTAAGACATTAAAAGGATTTCCGAAAAACTTTCTGTGGGGCGGGGCAACCGCAGCTAACCAATTGGAAGGCGCTTTTGACGTAGATGGAAAAGGATTGTCCAGTGCGGACGTGATTGCTTATGTACCCAAAGCAGAGCGCACAAACGATCATGCTATAGAGATTTCGTCCGAGCGACTCGAAGACATTTTGTCTGGTAAGGTAAATGCCCGTTTTCCAAAGCGCGAGGGTGTGGATTTTTTCCATCATTACAAAGAAGATATCGCATTATTTGCGGAAATGGGCTTTAAGGTATTCCGCATGTCCATTAACTGGTCACGGATTTTCCCGAATGGTGATGATGCGGAGCCGAATGAAGCAGGACTGCAATTTTACGATAATGTATTTGACGAGCTGCGCAAGTATGGGATAGAGCCACTGGTGACATTGTCCCATTACGAAACACCGCTAGGACTGACACAGAAATATAATGGCTGGCTCGGTCGTGAAGTGATACAACACTACGTCAATTATGCCGAAACGGTGTTTACACGTTATAAGGATAAAGTGAAATACTGGCTGACTTTTAATGAGATCAATGTGATGACGATGAGTCCGTTCACAGGTGGCGGTGTGGTCATTGACCGTGTAGATAACAAGCAACAAGCGATCTATCAAGCCCTGCATCACCAGTTTGTGGCGAGCGCATTGGCGACAAAACGAGGCCATGAGATTATTCCTGGCTCTCAAATCGGCTGTATGCTGGCTCGTATGGAAAGCTATGCACATACGTGTAACCCGGAGGACGTGCTGAAAAGTCAGCATGAAAACCAAATGAATCTGTTCTTTACGGATGTACATGCCCGTGGGGAATATTCAAATTATATGAATCGTTATTTTGAAGAAAATAATATTGTTTTGCACACAGAACCCGGCGATGCCGAAATTTTGAAAAACAACACGGTTGATTACATCTCATTCAGCTATTACATGACCTTGACCGTCTCTGCAGGTCCGGAAGGCGAGAAGGCAGCGGGGAACCTGATTGGTGGCGTGAAAAATCCATATTTGCAATCCTCTGACTGGGGCTGGCAGATTGATCCGATCGGCCTGCGTGTTACGCTGAACACATTATATGACCGCTATCAAAAGCCGCTGTTCATCGTGGAAAACGGCTTGGGTGCATATGACAAGGTGGAAGAAGACGGCTCCATTCACGATACCTATCGCATTGATTATTTGCGCCAGCATATCGCCCAAATGAAGGAAGCGATTGCGGACGGTGTGGATTTGATTGGTTACACTAGCTGGGGGCCTATCGACCTTGTGAGTATGTCTACTTCCGAAATGTCCAAGCGTTACGGATTTATTTATGTTGATCTGGACGATGACGGTAATGGAACATTGAAGCGCTCCAAGAAGGATTCTTTTGACTGGTACAAAAATGTAATTGCCACTAACGGCGAAGAACTGTAA
- a CDS encoding oxidoreductase — MTIQIAYLGFGKSTTRYHLPYVQIRDTFQVSRVFTRQVREDMETAYPDIQFSDQIMDVLGDPEISLVVVCTPSSTHYEYAKLALSHGKHVLVEKPFCENLEQARELTQLAKEHNLIIMPYQNRRFDSDYLAFKEALHSGKLGDIVEIESHYDYFRPDASMPGGNPVNGMYYGLGVHTLDRLIALFGRPEQVGYDIKSIRTPHGADDYNETILYYPDKKVIVKTSLVVCLPYPQFTIHGTKGSFVKWGDDQQETWLKAGKTPDAEGFGLDNPTSYGKLKYVTPGSSEAIEETLPTPIGDYGQLYDSLYESIVHGTPKLVKDEDILLTIEILESGFKQPSPSIVDF; from the coding sequence ATGACGATTCAAATTGCATATTTAGGATTTGGCAAAAGTACAACCAGATATCATCTGCCCTATGTTCAGATCAGGGACACCTTTCAAGTATCGAGAGTGTTCACACGCCAAGTGAGGGAGGACATGGAAACGGCTTACCCGGACATTCAGTTCTCGGACCAAATTATGGACGTTCTGGGCGACCCGGAAATATCACTTGTCGTTGTATGTACGCCTTCCTCTACGCATTATGAATATGCAAAATTGGCTCTATCCCATGGCAAGCATGTGCTGGTGGAAAAGCCTTTTTGTGAAAACCTTGAGCAAGCGCGGGAACTGACCCAACTCGCCAAGGAACATAATCTCATCATTATGCCTTATCAAAACCGTAGGTTTGACAGCGATTATCTAGCGTTCAAGGAAGCTCTCCATTCCGGAAAACTGGGCGACATCGTCGAAATTGAATCCCATTACGATTATTTCCGTCCCGATGCCAGTATGCCCGGCGGCAATCCTGTCAACGGAATGTACTACGGACTCGGTGTTCATACATTGGACAGGCTCATCGCCTTATTTGGCAGACCGGAGCAAGTCGGGTATGACATCAAGTCCATTCGTACTCCTCATGGCGCTGATGATTACAATGAAACTATATTATATTACCCGGACAAAAAAGTGATTGTAAAAACTTCTCTGGTGGTGTGCCTGCCTTACCCGCAGTTCACCATTCACGGGACAAAAGGCAGCTTTGTCAAATGGGGGGACGATCAGCAGGAAACCTGGCTGAAAGCCGGCAAGACCCCGGATGCGGAAGGTTTCGGACTGGATAATCCCACTTCCTATGGCAAACTTAAATACGTGACGCCCGGTAGTAGTGAAGCTATCGAGGAAACACTTCCTACGCCAATAGGAGATTATGGACAATTGTATGACTCGTTGTACGAGTCCATTGTGCACGGAACACCCAAGCTGGTTAAGGACGAGGACATATTGCTGACAATCGAAATATTGGAAAGCGGCTTTAAGCAGCCTTCCCCGTCCATCGTTGATTTCTGA
- a CDS encoding Gfo/Idh/MocA family oxidoreductase, producing MKLGMIGTGWISTEWVKAVKEGGGWEITALFVRNKDKGTAFAAGCQLENITLYDSLEEMAQSDIDAIYIATPNSLHMPQARLFLEHGKHAIVEKPISLTEQELREAYELADRNGCYLLEAVRHIHEPNFLRLKDNLKRVGNIQGGTLYSMQFSSRYDQLLSGDTPNIFSLSYGGGALTDLGVYSLYFAIDLLGAPTSGLYRAQKHENGVDLGGPILLSYPDFTVVIQLAKNAVTTNRVEIYGDQATMISSGVSGITEVSVMDVRTQEIDTISAPETHHFMFHEAQEFYRIIAEKDKDRYEELKSLSIEVQKISNELRHQNGIYFEDIQK from the coding sequence ATGAAGCTCGGAATGATTGGAACCGGATGGATCAGCACGGAATGGGTTAAAGCCGTGAAAGAAGGTGGCGGCTGGGAAATTACAGCCCTCTTTGTTCGAAATAAGGACAAAGGCACAGCTTTTGCCGCTGGGTGTCAGCTTGAAAACATTACGCTGTATGACAGTTTGGAAGAGATGGCTCAATCCGATATTGATGCCATTTATATTGCTACGCCCAATTCCTTGCACATGCCGCAAGCGCGTCTTTTTTTGGAGCATGGCAAACATGCGATTGTCGAAAAACCGATCAGCCTGACAGAACAGGAATTGCGAGAAGCTTACGAGTTGGCTGACCGAAATGGTTGCTACCTGCTGGAAGCGGTTCGCCATATCCATGAGCCTAATTTTTTGCGCCTTAAGGACAACTTGAAGCGCGTGGGCAATATCCAGGGCGGCACCTTGTACTCCATGCAATTTTCCTCCCGGTATGATCAGTTGCTGTCAGGAGATACTCCTAATATTTTTTCTCTGTCTTATGGCGGGGGGGCATTAACGGATTTGGGTGTGTATTCACTGTATTTTGCCATTGATTTGCTCGGAGCTCCGACATCAGGCTTGTACCGTGCCCAAAAGCATGAGAATGGCGTGGATTTGGGCGGCCCGATCCTACTGTCGTATCCCGATTTTACAGTGGTGATCCAACTGGCCAAAAATGCTGTAACCACCAACCGTGTTGAAATTTACGGGGACCAGGCCACTATGATCTCCAGTGGTGTTTCTGGTATCACGGAGGTATCGGTGATGGATGTCCGTACTCAGGAAATAGATACTATAAGTGCTCCTGAAACTCATCATTTCATGTTTCACGAGGCTCAGGAATTTTATCGGATCATTGCCGAAAAGGACAAAGACCGCTACGAAGAATTGAAGTCATTAAGCATAGAGGTTCAGAAGATCAGCAATGAGCTGCGCCATCAAAATGGCATTTATTTTGAAGATATACAAAAATAA
- a CDS encoding sodium:alanine symporter family protein, with the protein MNLVHVLETISSWIWGAPLIILVMGTGLWLTIRLKMLQVFRLPLAIKLIGKAPNEGSGDVSSFAALSTALAATVGTGSIVGVATAIKLGGPGALFWMVVAAFFGMATKYAEGVLAVKYRVKDRNGQFSGGPMYYIEKGLGRRFKPLAMLFAFSGMLVALFGIGTFPQVKAIVSSTENSFGVPPIVTALIIATLTGLVTIGGLKSIAKVSTKVVPFKTGLYVLICMIVLIRFADQIPAALALVLHSAFSTTSATGGFAGATIMLAMRSGVARGIFANEAGLGSAPIAAAAAKTKWPAEQGLISMTGVFIDTMIICVMTGLTLLVSGVWSGPTDAGLMTQQAFSSAFPLGAELLTIILIMFAFTTMLGWNYYGERCVEYLLGVKWIKPYRYLFIALVAGGAFIKLDAIWLLADIFNAMMAFPNLIALLGLSGIVVAETRTYMDSLYPNKKKGILAGASAGAAIDIEENGQTVRS; encoded by the coding sequence ATGAATTTGGTACATGTGTTAGAGACAATTAGCAGTTGGATATGGGGGGCTCCACTGATTATTCTCGTTATGGGAACAGGTCTGTGGCTGACCATACGTTTGAAAATGTTGCAGGTTTTCCGCCTGCCTCTGGCGATCAAGCTGATCGGCAAGGCTCCAAATGAGGGTAGCGGGGATGTTAGCAGCTTTGCGGCCCTGAGTACGGCGCTGGCAGCTACAGTAGGTACAGGAAGTATTGTCGGCGTCGCGACAGCGATAAAACTGGGAGGACCAGGCGCCCTGTTCTGGATGGTTGTTGCAGCCTTTTTCGGGATGGCGACGAAATATGCGGAAGGTGTGCTTGCAGTAAAATACCGGGTGAAGGATCGGAATGGACAATTTTCCGGCGGCCCGATGTATTATATTGAAAAAGGGCTTGGACGCCGCTTTAAACCGTTGGCGATGCTATTCGCCTTTTCCGGGATGCTGGTGGCGCTGTTCGGGATTGGAACATTTCCTCAGGTCAAAGCGATTGTATCCTCAACCGAAAACAGCTTCGGTGTTCCGCCAATTGTAACGGCATTGATTATTGCTACCCTTACGGGACTCGTTACTATTGGAGGGCTCAAGAGCATTGCCAAGGTATCGACCAAAGTTGTCCCCTTCAAAACAGGCTTGTACGTGTTGATCTGTATGATCGTACTGATTCGGTTCGCCGATCAGATTCCTGCCGCACTCGCACTTGTGCTGCATTCGGCATTTTCCACGACGTCTGCGACGGGTGGATTTGCCGGAGCTACGATTATGCTGGCGATGCGCAGCGGGGTAGCCAGAGGGATTTTTGCCAACGAGGCCGGATTGGGAAGCGCACCGATTGCAGCCGCAGCCGCCAAAACCAAATGGCCTGCGGAGCAAGGGCTGATTTCCATGACAGGTGTGTTTATAGATACGATGATTATTTGCGTAATGACCGGGCTAACGCTGCTGGTTAGTGGCGTATGGAGCGGTCCTACCGATGCGGGCTTGATGACGCAGCAAGCTTTCTCCAGCGCATTCCCGCTTGGTGCGGAACTGCTCACAATCATTCTGATTATGTTCGCGTTCACCACGATGCTTGGCTGGAACTACTATGGAGAACGCTGTGTTGAATATTTGCTGGGTGTCAAATGGATTAAACCGTACCGTTATCTGTTCATTGCGCTGGTTGCCGGAGGCGCGTTTATTAAGCTGGATGCGATCTGGTTACTGGCAGATATCTTTAACGCCATGATGGCCTTCCCGAACTTGATTGCATTGCTTGGCTTGTCGGGAATTGTAGTTGCAGAAACCCGTACCTATATGGATTCCCTGTATCCCAACAAGAAAAAGGGAATACTCGCAGGTGCCAGTGCAGGAGCAGCCATAGACATAGAAGAAAATGGACAAACAGTCAGATCGTAA
- a CDS encoding thioredoxin family protein: MKKGYIVGLSVIALLVIAIAISAVFKFQDLEQVVQQKDKEIQASKSNYPEIYDHLNAVTVDGFKNLIQQDQSVFVYVGRPSCGDCNRFEPNFNKMIEQYDLGSKITFLNVHKIHKNKLEWNKFKEEYNVKYTPTIAEFRHGKLVDKVEWTPERDLGTDVVKEWLISKKLIL, encoded by the coding sequence GTGAAAAAAGGATATATCGTCGGTTTAAGCGTAATTGCACTGCTCGTCATTGCTATCGCTATTTCGGCTGTGTTCAAGTTTCAGGATCTGGAGCAGGTTGTTCAGCAAAAAGACAAAGAGATTCAAGCGAGTAAAAGCAATTATCCCGAAATATACGATCATTTGAATGCGGTTACAGTTGATGGTTTTAAAAACCTGATCCAGCAGGATCAAAGTGTGTTTGTCTATGTTGGCAGACCCAGTTGCGGTGACTGCAATCGCTTTGAGCCTAACTTTAATAAGATGATCGAGCAGTATGATCTGGGCTCCAAAATCACTTTTTTGAATGTTCACAAAATTCATAAGAACAAGCTAGAATGGAATAAATTCAAAGAGGAATACAACGTAAAGTACACCCCCACCATTGCGGAATTCAGGCATGGCAAGCTGGTGGATAAAGTGGAATGGACACCAGAAAGAGACCTCGGTACGGATGTGGTAAAAGAGTGGCTGATTTCCAAGAAACTGATTTTATAA
- a CDS encoding sugar phosphate nucleotidyltransferase → MRMILLSGGSGKRLWPLSNESRPKQFLSILRHDERPESMLQRIWRQLTEANLAGEAYFSTSGTQAELIRGQIGADAVVIEEPTRRDTFPAISLAAAYLHDRAGASRDEVVGVMPVDGYAGDEFFEHLRRLPSILEQSGSDIALMGAVPTEPSDKYGYIVPSSSPSSNQPYLRVSSFVEKPDLIRSEALIREGALWNCGVFAFRLGFLLDMLEQKGLSSDYASLSTNYAELPKTSFDIAVVEQTRQLSVLPYHGEWRDLGTWDSLVREMSSELSGPGYISEASRDSHIINELEIPVSIWNVPDIIVVAGPDGVLVTDRQSSTGIKDMVAEIEIGPRFEERFWGKQTVLSHQQATSGLQTVTKRVVISAGRFISYHEHQFRKEVWTIVSGVGNVCIDGIKQTVNPGEVIVVEPGTKHYIGAVEGDLEFIESQIGHIVSETDIIRYEFPDAI, encoded by the coding sequence ATGCGAATGATTTTATTATCTGGAGGTTCTGGTAAACGTCTCTGGCCTTTGTCCAATGAGAGTCGCCCCAAGCAGTTTCTTTCGATTCTGCGTCATGACGAACGACCTGAAAGTATGCTGCAACGGATTTGGCGGCAGTTAACTGAAGCAAATTTGGCAGGGGAGGCTTATTTTTCAACGAGTGGAACTCAAGCTGAGCTGATCCGTGGGCAAATTGGAGCGGATGCTGTAGTAATTGAGGAGCCTACCCGACGGGATACATTTCCAGCTATTTCCTTGGCTGCCGCCTACTTGCATGACCGGGCAGGTGCATCGCGCGACGAAGTTGTAGGGGTTATGCCAGTGGACGGATATGCGGGAGATGAGTTTTTCGAGCATTTACGCAGGCTTCCATCTATATTGGAGCAATCCGGGAGTGACATCGCACTCATGGGAGCTGTTCCAACGGAGCCTTCTGACAAATATGGCTATATTGTTCCTTCGTCATCTCCTTCCTCCAATCAGCCTTATCTCAGGGTTAGCTCATTTGTGGAAAAGCCGGATCTGATCCGTTCGGAGGCGCTGATCCGGGAAGGAGCCCTATGGAATTGCGGTGTGTTTGCTTTCAGGCTTGGTTTTTTATTGGACATGCTGGAGCAAAAGGGCCTATCATCGGACTATGCATCTCTTTCGACAAATTATGCAGAATTGCCCAAAACAAGCTTCGATATTGCGGTGGTGGAACAGACCCGTCAGCTTTCGGTGCTTCCGTATCATGGGGAGTGGAGGGATTTAGGAACATGGGATTCGCTAGTGCGGGAAATGAGTTCGGAGCTGAGCGGCCCGGGCTATATTTCGGAAGCTTCTCGTGATTCGCATATTATCAATGAACTGGAGATTCCGGTTAGCATATGGAATGTCCCGGACATCATCGTCGTTGCGGGACCGGATGGTGTGCTGGTCACCGATCGACAGTCGTCTACAGGGATTAAGGATATGGTGGCGGAAATTGAGATTGGCCCTCGTTTTGAGGAGCGCTTTTGGGGGAAACAAACGGTATTGTCTCACCAACAAGCGACCAGCGGCTTACAAACAGTTACCAAACGGGTAGTCATCTCTGCTGGAAGATTCATCAGCTATCATGAGCATCAGTTCCGTAAAGAGGTTTGGACTATTGTGTCTGGGGTGGGTAATGTCTGCATCGATGGGATAAAGCAAACGGTCAACCCCGGTGAGGTTATCGTCGTCGAGCCGGGTACGAAGCATTATATAGGTGCTGTCGAGGGGGATTTGGAGTTCATCGAATCTCAAATTGGGCATATTGTATCAGAAACCGATATTATCAGATACGAATTTCCCGACGCCATCTAA
- a CDS encoding LacI family DNA-binding transcriptional regulator: MSNLDQIAKLAGFSKATVSRVLNKSPHVSQETRSKILKIMQELDYVPNRNAISLSKGQTLQIGIITSTINEIVLAFLNSFVEVAGQYEFQTIIYTSGEDKKKELQAFEDLKRKRVDALVIISCVNDTDLLSTYCKYGPIVSWQRMDHTDIRSVAMDQYEGYMLALKHLIQKGYTRIANAFGRPSSINTHSRQRAYAYIMELHNLPVLQHWNQSSIYNIRDGEQVVRDLLQYRDEFPQAILCSNDYVAVGILCEARRQLLSVPEDLAIVGFDNTELSHTMGITTVQNPIEAQAQNAFYMLSPQLVGRQMELQPLQYSLIERTTT; encoded by the coding sequence ATGTCGAATCTTGATCAAATTGCCAAACTGGCGGGCTTTTCCAAAGCTACGGTATCCAGAGTGTTAAACAAGTCCCCCCATGTGAGCCAGGAGACGAGAAGCAAGATTTTAAAAATCATGCAGGAGCTGGATTACGTTCCCAATCGGAACGCCATTTCCTTATCCAAGGGTCAGACCCTTCAAATTGGCATCATCACTTCAACCATTAATGAAATTGTTCTCGCATTTCTGAACAGCTTTGTAGAGGTGGCGGGCCAGTACGAATTTCAAACGATAATTTATACTTCGGGAGAAGACAAGAAGAAAGAGCTTCAGGCCTTCGAAGATCTGAAAAGAAAAAGAGTTGATGCGCTGGTCATCATTTCCTGTGTAAATGATACCGATTTATTAAGCACTTATTGCAAGTATGGCCCGATTGTGTCGTGGCAACGAATGGATCATACCGATATTCGCTCCGTCGCCATGGACCAGTACGAAGGATACATGCTAGCGCTAAAACACTTGATACAAAAAGGCTATACTCGTATAGCCAATGCCTTTGGTCGCCCAAGCAGCATCAACACCCATAGCAGACAACGAGCCTATGCGTATATCATGGAGCTGCATAATCTTCCTGTATTGCAGCATTGGAATCAATCTTCCATCTATAACATCCGTGACGGTGAGCAGGTGGTGCGCGATTTATTACAGTATCGGGACGAATTCCCACAGGCTATTCTGTGCTCCAACGATTATGTGGCGGTTGGTATTCTCTGCGAAGCCCGCAGACAACTGCTGAGCGTGCCGGAAGATCTGGCAATCGTCGGGTTTGATAACACGGAGCTCTCGCATACGATGGGCATTACAACCGTTCAGAATCCAATTGAGGCTCAGGCGCAAAATGCCTTTTACATGCTTTCCCCTCAGCTCGTGGGTCGCCAAATGGAGCTGCAACCCCTGCAATACAGCCTCATTGAACGCACGACTACATAG